In Prevotella sp. oral taxon 475, one DNA window encodes the following:
- a CDS encoding phosphoribosylaminoimidazolesuccinocarboxamide synthase, whose translation MKALTTTDFHFDRQRSVYHGKVRDVYDIDADRLVMIATDRISAFDVILPKGIPFKGQVLNQIAAKFLDLTADICPNWKLATPDPMVTVGLKCEPFRVEMIIRSILTGSAWRAYQEGCRELCGVRLPDGMRENERFPQPIITPTTKADEGHDLNISREEIIAQGLVSAEDYAVIEDYTRRLFARGQEIAARQGLILVDTKYEFGKRDGRVYLIDEIHTPDSSRYFYAEGYEEKLAKGAPQRQLSKEFLRQWLIARGFMNEPGQTMPDITDEYALEVSNRYIELYEHITGEPFNRSTETGDIAARIHCNVSAYLAQEK comes from the coding sequence ATGAAAGCATTAACAACAACCGACTTTCACTTTGACCGTCAGCGCAGCGTCTATCATGGCAAAGTGCGCGACGTGTACGACATCGACGCCGACCGACTCGTGATGATTGCCACCGACCGCATCTCGGCATTCGACGTCATCCTCCCCAAAGGCATCCCCTTCAAGGGACAAGTGCTCAACCAGATTGCCGCCAAATTTCTCGATCTCACCGCCGACATCTGCCCCAACTGGAAACTCGCCACGCCCGACCCGATGGTCACCGTCGGCCTTAAGTGCGAACCCTTCCGCGTGGAAATGATCATCCGCTCCATCCTCACCGGTTCGGCCTGGCGCGCCTACCAAGAAGGCTGTCGTGAGCTCTGCGGCGTACGTCTGCCCGATGGGATGCGCGAGAACGAACGTTTCCCACAACCCATTATCACCCCTACGACGAAAGCTGACGAGGGGCACGACCTCAACATCTCGCGTGAGGAAATCATCGCGCAAGGTCTTGTTTCGGCTGAAGACTACGCCGTGATAGAGGATTACACCCGTCGCCTTTTCGCCCGCGGGCAGGAGATTGCCGCACGGCAGGGCCTCATCCTGGTCGACACGAAATACGAATTCGGCAAGCGCGACGGTCGGGTCTACCTCATCGACGAAATCCACACCCCCGACTCCAGTCGTTATTTCTATGCCGAGGGCTACGAAGAAAAACTGGCCAAGGGTGCACCTCAACGCCAACTCTCCAAAGAATTTCTGCGGCAGTGGCTCATCGCCCGCGGATTTATGAATGAACCCGGACAGACCATGCCCGACATTACCGACGAATATGCCCTCGAAGTGAGCAACCGCTACATCGAACTCTACGAGCACATCACCGGAGAGCCTTTCAATCGCTCCACCGAAACTGGCGACATCGCCGCTCGCATCCATTGCAACGTTTCGGCCTACCTGGCGCAGGAAAAATGA
- the typA gene encoding translational GTPase TypA: MQDIRNIAIIAHVDHGKTTLVDKMMLAGKLFREGQDNSGQVLDANDLERERGITILSKNVSITWKGVKINIIDTPGHSDFGGEVERVLNMADGCILLVDAFEGPMPQTRFVLQKALQLGLKPIVVVNKVDKPNCRPEEVYEMVFDLMFSLNATEDQLDFPVVYGSAKNGWMAADWKAPSDNIDYLLDEIVEKIPAPRQIEGTPQMLITSLDYSSYTGRIAVGRVHRGTFTDGMNVTVVHRNGEKERTRIKELHTFVGMGHVKTDHVDSGDICAVIGLERFEIGDTICDFEMPEPLPPIAIDEPTMSMLFTINDSPFFGKEGKFVTSRHINDRLEKELEKNLALRVRPFEDYTDRWIVSGRGVLHLSVLIETMRREGYELQVGQPQVIYKEIDGQRCEPIEELTINVPEEFASKMIDMVTRRKGEMTSMETQGERVNIEFDVPSRGIIGLRTNVLTASQGEAIMAHRFKEYQPFKGEITRRTNGSMIAMETGTAFAYSIDKLQDRGKFFIDPGEEVYYGQIVGEHVHDNDLVINVTKSKQLTNVRASGSDDKARVIPKVIMSLEEALEYIKGDEFVEVTPKSMRIRKMTLDHNERKRLNKDN, encoded by the coding sequence ATGCAAGACATTAGAAATATAGCTATCATCGCCCACGTGGACCATGGAAAAACCACGCTGGTTGATAAGATGATGCTTGCTGGAAAACTCTTTCGCGAAGGGCAGGATAACAGCGGACAGGTGCTGGACGCCAACGACTTGGAACGCGAAAGGGGTATAACCATCCTGTCGAAGAACGTATCGATTACGTGGAAAGGCGTAAAAATTAACATCATTGACACTCCGGGGCACTCCGATTTCGGTGGTGAAGTGGAGCGTGTGTTAAACATGGCCGACGGCTGCATTCTGCTCGTCGACGCTTTCGAAGGGCCTATGCCGCAGACGCGCTTCGTTTTGCAGAAGGCCTTACAACTGGGATTGAAGCCCATCGTGGTGGTAAACAAGGTGGATAAGCCTAACTGCCGACCCGAAGAAGTGTATGAAATGGTGTTCGACTTGATGTTCTCGCTCAACGCCACAGAAGATCAACTAGACTTCCCCGTGGTGTATGGCTCGGCCAAAAACGGTTGGATGGCCGCCGATTGGAAAGCACCCAGCGACAATATTGACTATTTGCTCGACGAGATTGTTGAGAAAATACCTGCCCCAAGACAGATTGAGGGTACGCCGCAGATGCTTATCACCTCGCTAGACTATAGCAGTTACACGGGTCGAATTGCTGTGGGGCGCGTTCATCGCGGTACTTTCACCGACGGAATGAACGTTACCGTGGTGCATCGCAATGGCGAAAAGGAACGCACACGCATCAAGGAGCTACACACTTTCGTAGGTATGGGACACGTTAAGACCGATCACGTGGACAGCGGAGATATCTGTGCCGTTATCGGACTTGAAAGATTCGAGATTGGCGACACCATCTGCGACTTTGAAATGCCCGAACCACTGCCGCCAATCGCTATCGACGAACCCACGATGAGCATGCTCTTCACCATCAACGACAGCCCTTTCTTTGGCAAAGAAGGTAAGTTTGTTACCTCGCGCCACATCAACGACCGACTAGAAAAGGAGTTGGAGAAGAACCTCGCCTTGCGCGTACGCCCCTTTGAAGACTATACCGACCGCTGGATTGTTAGCGGACGTGGCGTGCTTCACCTCTCGGTGCTCATCGAAACCATGCGCCGCGAGGGCTACGAGCTGCAAGTGGGTCAGCCACAGGTTATCTATAAGGAGATTGACGGCCAGCGTTGCGAACCCATTGAAGAACTAACCATCAACGTTCCCGAAGAGTTTGCCAGCAAAATGATTGACATGGTGACACGCCGAAAGGGCGAAATGACCTCGATGGAAACACAAGGCGAACGCGTGAACATAGAATTCGACGTGCCATCACGTGGTATCATCGGCCTTCGCACCAACGTTCTCACTGCCAGTCAGGGTGAAGCCATCATGGCCCACCGCTTTAAAGAGTACCAACCTTTTAAAGGTGAGATTACGCGACGCACCAATGGCTCGATGATTGCTATGGAAACGGGTACTGCCTTCGCCTACTCCATCGACAAGTTGCAAGATCGTGGCAAATTCTTTATCGATCCAGGAGAAGAGGTTTACTACGGACAGATTGTTGGCGAGCATGTTCACGACAACGATTTGGTTATCAACGTAACCAAATCTAAGCAGCTAACCAACGTGCGCGCCAGCGGAAGCGACGACAAGGCACGTGTCATTCCCAAGGTTATCATGTCGTTGGAAGAGGCCTTAGAATACATCAAGGGGGACGAGTTTGTAGAGGTTACGCCCAAAAGCATGCGTATTCGTAAGATGACACTCGACCATAATGAACGCAAACGCCTGAATAAAGACAATTAA
- a CDS encoding peptide MFS transporter has product MFEGQPKGLYALALANTGERFGYYTMLAIFTLFLQAKFGYTAAETSTIFGSFLGFVYFMPLIGGILADRFGYGKMVTSGIVVMFLGYTLLAIPTGADITGKAMMFGALALISCGTGLFKGNLQVMVGNLYDNPQLSGKRDTAFSLFYMAINVGALFAPTAATKVTNYVLAGSHFTYEPQIPSLAHQFLDGTIKPDGNVLLEQLKAAQGFTGDMATFCTTYIEQLSKAYNYGFAVACISLIISMAIYVAFRSTFKHADVNNKQKVQSGSIDAQADELSPADTRQRIIALLLVFAVVIFFWMAFHQNGLTMTFFARDYTAKSVMGFDRLGFDVLNLVLAVVAVYSAFSFFQSKTSKGKGISGVLLVAAVIGIAANYHTMDGEVKILPQIFQQFNPFFVVALTPVSLAVFSYLARKGKEPSAPRKIGFGMLIAACGFMILAVASLGLPTPTTVQTEGIADNLLVSPNWLISTYLVLTFAELLLSPMGISFVSKVAPPKYKGMMMGGWFVATAIGNYLVAIIGYLWGDMQLWMVWSVLIVCCLLSALFIFSIMKRLEKVS; this is encoded by the coding sequence ATGTTTGAAGGTCAACCTAAAGGACTGTACGCATTGGCATTAGCCAATACGGGCGAGCGTTTCGGTTACTACACCATGCTTGCCATTTTCACTTTGTTTTTGCAAGCCAAGTTCGGTTACACCGCGGCAGAAACATCCACTATCTTCGGAAGTTTCCTCGGCTTTGTTTATTTCATGCCCCTCATCGGCGGAATCCTTGCCGACCGTTTTGGCTACGGCAAGATGGTGACATCGGGCATCGTCGTCATGTTTTTGGGCTATACGCTGCTGGCCATCCCCACCGGAGCCGACATCACCGGCAAGGCCATGATGTTCGGTGCGCTGGCTCTCATCTCCTGCGGGACGGGCTTGTTTAAGGGCAATCTCCAGGTCATGGTGGGCAATCTCTACGACAATCCGCAGCTCAGCGGCAAGCGCGACACTGCATTTAGCCTCTTCTACATGGCCATCAACGTAGGAGCACTCTTTGCTCCGACGGCCGCAACGAAGGTAACCAATTACGTTCTGGCCGGTTCTCACTTCACCTACGAACCCCAGATCCCGTCGTTGGCCCATCAGTTTCTCGACGGAACCATCAAGCCAGACGGTAACGTGCTGCTCGAACAGCTAAAAGCCGCACAGGGCTTTACGGGCGATATGGCCACCTTCTGCACCACCTACATCGAGCAACTCTCAAAAGCCTACAACTATGGGTTTGCCGTGGCCTGCATCTCGCTCATCATCTCGATGGCCATCTATGTGGCATTCCGTTCCACTTTTAAGCATGCCGACGTCAACAATAAGCAGAAAGTCCAATCTGGCAGCATCGACGCACAGGCCGACGAACTTTCTCCGGCCGACACCCGTCAACGCATCATCGCCCTGTTGCTGGTCTTCGCCGTTGTGATCTTCTTTTGGATGGCCTTCCATCAAAACGGACTGACAATGACGTTCTTCGCCCGCGACTACACCGCTAAGTCCGTTATGGGGTTCGACCGCTTGGGCTTCGACGTTCTCAACCTAGTTCTTGCCGTCGTGGCGGTATACAGTGCCTTCTCGTTTTTCCAGTCGAAAACAAGTAAAGGCAAAGGCATCTCGGGTGTTTTGCTCGTGGCGGCTGTCATTGGCATTGCAGCCAACTATCACACGATGGACGGCGAGGTGAAGATTCTTCCGCAAATCTTCCAGCAGTTCAATCCCTTCTTCGTCGTTGCCTTAACGCCCGTCTCGCTGGCCGTCTTCAGTTACCTGGCACGCAAGGGCAAAGAGCCCTCTGCTCCGCGTAAGATAGGTTTCGGAATGCTCATTGCAGCCTGCGGATTTATGATTCTTGCCGTGGCCTCACTCGGTCTGCCCACGCCCACAACAGTGCAAACCGAGGGCATTGCCGACAATCTTTTGGTTTCGCCCAACTGGCTCATCTCTACCTATCTCGTCCTTACCTTCGCCGAACTGCTGCTCTCGCCGATGGGCATCTCTTTCGTATCGAAAGTAGCACCGCCCAAATACAAGGGCATGATGATGGGCGGTTGGTTTGTTGCTACTGCCATTGGCAACTATCTTGTGGCCATCATTGGCTATCTATGGGGCGACATGCAGCTGTGGATGGTATGGAGTGTACTCATCGTTTGCTGTCTGCTCTCAGCCCTCTTCATCTTCTCGATCATGAAACGACTTGAGAAAGTGAGCTAA
- a CDS encoding DUF5715 family protein, producing the protein MRLTKTRITKNQYLKAFSACVLLLAFIRAIFPEVASTKEEESYHLATDSAKTVSRAAFLSAQPVENGAQTVTFFRADGSPVKNRIRSVPDFSKAFPDLNDVQLEEAHRYGVPPVANRQEAERRKSELVYIAGSPFYQVDRLRSSIPYLVPRAAVLLHDIGRNFFDSLQVKGVPLHRFIVTSVLRSEADVATLRGHNGNASENSCHRYGTTFDIAYNRYKTVEDPNGPSRRRVRNDTLKWVLSEVLNDLRTAHRCYIKYEVKQGCFHITVR; encoded by the coding sequence ATGAGATTGACAAAGACGAGAATCACCAAGAACCAATATTTGAAAGCCTTTTCCGCCTGCGTGCTTCTATTGGCTTTCATACGTGCCATCTTTCCCGAAGTGGCCAGCACGAAGGAGGAAGAATCGTACCATCTTGCAACGGATTCTGCTAAGACGGTATCGAGAGCTGCCTTTCTTTCCGCACAACCAGTGGAGAACGGAGCACAGACCGTCACTTTTTTCAGGGCCGACGGCTCGCCCGTGAAGAATCGCATTCGTAGTGTTCCCGATTTCTCAAAAGCCTTTCCCGACCTTAACGACGTACAGTTGGAGGAAGCTCATCGATACGGCGTCCCTCCGGTAGCCAATCGCCAGGAGGCTGAACGGCGAAAATCGGAATTGGTATACATCGCTGGCAGTCCTTTTTATCAAGTCGATCGCCTTCGCAGCAGCATTCCTTATCTCGTCCCGCGCGCCGCCGTTTTACTGCACGACATCGGGCGCAATTTCTTCGACAGTTTGCAGGTGAAGGGCGTTCCACTACATCGATTCATCGTCACGAGCGTGTTGCGCAGCGAGGCAGACGTGGCCACACTGCGCGGACATAACGGCAATGCTTCCGAAAACAGCTGCCATCGCTATGGCACTACATTCGATATTGCCTACAATCGCTACAAAACGGTTGAGGATCCCAACGGTCCTTCCCGCCGTCGTGTACGCAACGACACGCTCAAATGGGTGCTCAGCGAAGTGCTCAACGATCTGCGCACCGCCCACCGCTGCTACATTAAATACGAAGTAAAGCAGGGGTGCTTCCACATCACGGTGAGATAG
- a CDS encoding LysM domain-containing protein: MIKTISKYMLLAVIALLCVNVWAQTLKWRDMYQVKKKDTLFGIAKSYGITLEELITANPDMKVAGYELKKGDYIFIPYPSTQKPAASATQRALSSSADVRNRAIRVGVMLPLHNVDGDGKRMVEYYRGLLMGCDSLRQQGISTEVYAWNVSADADVRQTLLKAEAKKCDIIFGPLYTKQVRPLADFCKTAGIKLVIPFSIGGDEVVRNPQVYQVYQSTDELNNATIDAFLERFAKQHPVFIDCNDSTSKKGIFTSALRNQFSARGIKYSITNLRSPEDAFAKAFSRTQPNVVVLNTGRSPELSVALAKINGLTANAPGIVISLFGYTEWLMYTKQHLDHFFKYNTYIPTTFYYNPLSTKTQQLENSYRRWFSMPMQYALPRFALTGYDHAQFFLRGLHKYGKAFMGTKEQNVYTALQTPMSFQRVGNGGMQNVAFMLIHYTYDRKIESLAY, translated from the coding sequence ATGATCAAAACGATTTCCAAATACATGCTTTTAGCCGTTATCGCACTCTTATGTGTCAATGTATGGGCGCAGACGCTGAAATGGCGAGACATGTATCAAGTGAAAAAGAAAGATACGCTCTTCGGGATTGCCAAGAGTTATGGCATTACACTGGAAGAGCTCATCACGGCCAATCCCGACATGAAGGTGGCTGGCTACGAACTGAAGAAGGGTGACTACATCTTCATCCCCTACCCCTCGACACAGAAACCGGCGGCTTCGGCCACTCAGAGGGCACTCTCGTCGTCGGCAGATGTTCGCAATCGAGCCATTCGGGTGGGCGTGATGCTTCCACTGCACAATGTAGACGGTGACGGGAAAAGAATGGTGGAATACTATCGCGGACTCCTGATGGGCTGCGACAGTTTGAGACAACAAGGAATCTCGACGGAGGTTTATGCCTGGAATGTTTCGGCAGATGCCGACGTGCGACAGACGTTGCTCAAGGCAGAGGCGAAGAAGTGCGACATCATCTTTGGTCCGCTCTATACCAAACAGGTGCGTCCGCTGGCCGACTTTTGTAAAACGGCGGGCATCAAACTCGTGATTCCGTTTTCGATTGGGGGCGACGAGGTCGTGCGCAATCCGCAGGTGTATCAAGTATATCAGTCGACCGACGAGTTGAATAACGCCACCATCGATGCCTTTTTGGAGCGATTCGCCAAGCAGCACCCCGTTTTTATCGATTGTAACGACAGCACCAGCAAGAAAGGAATTTTTACTTCTGCGCTGCGAAACCAATTCAGCGCGCGGGGTATCAAATACAGTATTACCAATCTTCGATCGCCCGAGGATGCCTTTGCCAAGGCTTTCAGTCGCACCCAACCCAACGTCGTAGTGCTGAATACGGGTCGATCGCCCGAGCTGTCGGTGGCTCTTGCCAAGATCAACGGGCTTACGGCCAATGCTCCCGGCATTGTGATCTCGCTCTTCGGCTATACCGAATGGTTGATGTACACGAAGCAACACCTCGACCATTTTTTTAAATACAACACCTACATCCCCACCACCTTTTATTATAACCCCCTCTCAACGAAGACGCAGCAATTGGAAAACAGCTATCGTCGGTGGTTCAGTATGCCGATGCAATACGCCCTTCCGCGGTTTGCTCTCACCGGATATGACCATGCTCAGTTCTTCTTGCGAGGATTGCACAAATACGGTAAGGCATTCATGGGGACGAAAGAGCAGAACGTTTATACGGCGTTGCAAACCCCGATGAGCTTCCAACGTGTAGGCAACGGGGGGATGCAGAACGTGGCATTCATGCTCATTCATTACACGTACGACCGAAAGATAGAATCCCTGGCCTATTAA
- a CDS encoding PhoH family protein has translation MVEKHIVLEDIDPVMFYGVNNGHLQMLKSLFPKLRIVARDNVVRALGDEEELIRFEEKTEALRRHILKYNAITEEDLIDIINGRKTKAEGSKGVIVYNTSGKPIKSRSENQQLLVEAYEKNDLVFAVGPAGTGKTYLSIALAVKALKEKTAKKIILSRPAVEAGEKLGFLPGDMKEKIDPYLQPLYDALEDMLPAVKLQEMMEKRVIQIAPLAFMRGRTLNDAIVILDEAQNTTSAQIKMFLTRMGTNTKMIVTGDLTQIDLPRQETSGLRTALDILTDIRGIATVRFGSKDIVRHRLVTRIVNAYEAYKGSK, from the coding sequence TTGGTAGAGAAACATATCGTTCTTGAAGACATTGACCCCGTAATGTTCTACGGTGTGAACAACGGACACTTGCAGATGCTGAAGTCGCTCTTCCCCAAGTTGCGCATCGTGGCACGCGATAATGTGGTGCGTGCCTTGGGCGACGAGGAGGAGCTGATTCGATTTGAAGAGAAAACCGAAGCCCTGCGCCGCCACATCCTGAAATACAACGCCATCACCGAAGAAGACCTCATCGACATCATCAACGGTAGAAAGACCAAAGCCGAGGGCAGTAAGGGCGTCATCGTCTACAATACGTCGGGCAAACCCATCAAAAGTCGCAGCGAGAATCAGCAGCTATTGGTAGAGGCCTACGAGAAGAACGATCTGGTATTTGCCGTGGGACCGGCCGGAACGGGTAAAACCTACCTAAGCATCGCCCTGGCGGTGAAAGCTTTGAAGGAGAAGACGGCCAAGAAGATCATCCTCAGCCGACCGGCAGTAGAGGCGGGCGAGAAGCTCGGTTTTCTGCCGGGAGACATGAAAGAGAAAATCGACCCCTATCTTCAACCCCTCTACGACGCGCTGGAAGACATGCTCCCCGCCGTCAAACTGCAAGAGATGATGGAGAAGCGCGTGATACAAATCGCCCCACTGGCTTTTATGCGTGGACGAACGCTGAACGATGCCATCGTCATCCTCGACGAAGCTCAGAATACTACCTCGGCGCAAATTAAAATGTTTCTCACCCGAATGGGTACCAACACGAAAATGATCGTCACGGGCGACCTCACCCAAATCGACCTGCCCCGCCAAGAAACTAGCGGACTGCGAACAGCTCTCGACATTCTGACCGACATTCGAGGTATTGCCACCGTAAGATTCGGCTCAAAAGACATCGTGCGGCACCGACTCGTTACCCGAATCGTGAACGCTTACGAGGCCTACAAGGGTAGTAAGTAA
- a CDS encoding porin family protein, which produces MNAKQLLLQFLLFFPLQSMAQIGLHRSDLSIGLNGGYVLSSVGFNPKVDQSQHGGFTGGLSVKYVCEKYFNTFCSLYAEVNYASIGWKQDIKDLDGRAVINTHTGEAESYLRTINYVQVPIFAHLAWGKEDRGAQFFFQLGPQMGLYLSEQTQTNYEATQRNLADRANKVVEQESMPVERKFDYGIAAGLGAEYRLPSVGHFLLEARYYYGLGSIYGESKRDFFGRSNFGNILLKIAYLFDVAKTRR; this is translated from the coding sequence ATGAACGCAAAACAACTTCTTCTTCAATTCCTTCTCTTCTTCCCATTGCAGTCGATGGCGCAGATAGGGCTTCATCGCAGCGATCTCTCGATAGGTCTCAATGGCGGCTATGTGTTGAGTTCGGTAGGATTCAACCCCAAGGTAGACCAGTCGCAGCATGGCGGTTTCACAGGCGGACTGTCGGTGAAATACGTCTGCGAGAAATACTTCAACACCTTTTGTTCCCTCTATGCCGAGGTGAATTATGCCTCGATTGGTTGGAAGCAAGACATCAAAGACCTCGACGGACGTGCCGTTATCAATACCCATACCGGCGAGGCCGAGTCTTACTTGCGTACGATCAACTACGTTCAGGTGCCCATCTTTGCTCATTTGGCTTGGGGAAAAGAAGACCGTGGCGCACAGTTCTTCTTCCAGTTGGGCCCGCAGATGGGGCTTTATTTGAGCGAGCAGACGCAGACGAACTACGAGGCGACTCAAAGAAACCTCGCCGATAGAGCCAACAAAGTGGTCGAGCAAGAGTCGATGCCCGTCGAACGGAAGTTCGACTACGGCATTGCCGCAGGTTTGGGGGCAGAATATCGTCTGCCCAGTGTGGGCCATTTCCTTCTCGAAGCGCGCTATTACTACGGCCTGGGCAGCATCTACGGCGAGAGCAAACGCGACTTTTTCGGGCGGTCCAACTTTGGAAATATCCTCCTGAAGATAGCCTATCTCTTCGACGTAGCCAAGACCCGGAGGTGA
- a CDS encoding TonB-dependent receptor — MYQLYFKRQPAIRFSRFSRKGYALFACLGREVLVGVLSVATLANAKAEGIGAKTELATDSLTRRELKLDEVVVTGSRAPLTALQSAKMVTVISRDEIRRAAATSIQDILKLAQGVDVRQRGPMGVQTDISINGGTFDQITILLNGMDIGSPQTGHNAADFPVALEDIERIEVLEGAAARVFGSSAFSGAINIVTRREAQNSLGLSSEGGSYGTIAAGGFLNLATGKVRQRMSGGYGQSDGGTENTYFRMRRTFYQGDFSGRRFDLFWQAGITSKDYGAGTFYGLKSDNQYEATRRLIASVGGRLRGLPASLVVEPMLYGHRDWDHYQWIKGKTGAAAGENFHRTDVYGASLNMHLVWALGRTALGGDLRRERIRSTAYGERLSPEDWRGIHGSSRQYERLGERTNTSIFLEHDVVLRRWTLSMGLLANGNSWLGGGLRFYPGIDLAFRPATGWKLFASWNKALRLPTYTDLYISNRAQMGDLHLRPERVSTFRLGANLRQTGWEARTGVFYSRGRDMIDWVFETSASTRYHALNIGRLDNMGASVDVKWLPREWWPLCPIASVRLGYAYIHQRHDTSQPIFRSLYALEYLRHQLTAEVDHHLFSRLSAHWALRWQRRMNGYHPYAKIDGKLLWTARRFSLFLQADNLTAHRYYDLGGVRQPGLWIMAGGNVRF, encoded by the coding sequence ATGTATCAATTGTATTTTAAAAGACAGCCGGCCATTCGTTTTTCAAGGTTCAGCCGTAAGGGCTATGCGCTCTTCGCTTGTCTGGGTCGCGAGGTGCTGGTAGGAGTGTTGAGCGTAGCTACGCTTGCGAATGCCAAAGCCGAGGGAATCGGGGCGAAAACGGAACTGGCGACAGATTCGTTGACTCGACGCGAACTGAAACTCGACGAGGTGGTCGTGACGGGCTCACGTGCTCCGCTCACAGCTCTGCAATCGGCCAAAATGGTGACTGTCATCTCGCGCGACGAGATTCGCCGTGCAGCAGCCACAAGTATTCAGGACATCTTAAAACTGGCTCAGGGCGTGGACGTGCGACAGAGAGGGCCGATGGGTGTTCAGACGGATATTTCGATCAATGGTGGCACGTTCGATCAAATCACCATTCTGCTCAATGGCATGGACATCGGCAGTCCGCAGACGGGACACAATGCAGCCGATTTCCCGGTGGCTCTCGAGGATATTGAGCGCATCGAGGTGTTGGAAGGGGCGGCAGCCCGTGTGTTTGGCTCTTCGGCTTTCAGTGGAGCAATCAATATTGTGACGCGGCGCGAGGCGCAGAACTCCTTAGGACTCTCGAGTGAAGGTGGATCCTATGGAACGATAGCTGCGGGTGGCTTTCTCAATTTGGCTACGGGGAAAGTGCGACAACGAATGAGCGGTGGCTATGGACAGTCGGATGGCGGAACGGAAAACACGTATTTTCGCATGCGACGCACCTTTTATCAAGGCGACTTCTCCGGTCGGAGGTTCGACCTTTTCTGGCAGGCCGGGATTACATCGAAAGATTATGGTGCTGGTACGTTCTACGGTTTGAAGAGCGATAACCAGTATGAAGCCACACGGCGACTCATTGCCTCGGTGGGCGGAAGGCTGCGGGGACTACCGGCTTCGCTCGTTGTGGAGCCGATGCTTTATGGGCATCGCGATTGGGATCATTATCAATGGATAAAAGGAAAAACCGGGGCGGCGGCCGGAGAGAATTTCCATCGCACGGATGTCTACGGGGCTTCGCTCAATATGCATCTGGTTTGGGCACTGGGACGAACGGCTTTGGGAGGCGACCTGAGGAGAGAGCGCATCCGGAGTACGGCTTATGGCGAGCGACTCTCTCCGGAAGATTGGCGTGGCATCCATGGTAGTAGTAGGCAGTATGAGCGACTGGGTGAGCGTACAAACACAAGTATTTTCTTAGAACATGATGTGGTGCTTCGCCGATGGACGCTTTCGATGGGACTGTTGGCTAATGGCAACTCATGGCTTGGAGGTGGTTTGCGATTTTATCCGGGTATAGACCTGGCGTTTCGACCGGCAACGGGATGGAAGTTGTTTGCTTCTTGGAACAAGGCATTGCGGCTACCTACCTATACGGACTTGTATATCAGTAATCGTGCGCAGATGGGCGACCTGCACTTGCGGCCTGAACGGGTGTCTACTTTCCGACTGGGAGCGAATCTCCGGCAGACGGGATGGGAGGCTCGGACGGGTGTATTTTATAGTCGGGGGCGCGATATGATCGATTGGGTGTTCGAGACATCGGCTTCCACTCGTTATCATGCTCTCAACATAGGACGACTGGACAACATGGGGGCATCGGTCGACGTGAAATGGTTGCCCCGTGAGTGGTGGCCGCTCTGTCCCATTGCGTCGGTGCGTTTGGGCTATGCGTATATCCATCAGCGGCATGATACGTCGCAGCCTATCTTCCGATCGCTCTATGCATTGGAATATCTGCGGCATCAACTCACAGCAGAGGTAGACCATCATCTTTTTTCGCGTCTCTCGGCTCACTGGGCTTTGCGCTGGCAGAGGCGCATGAATGGCTATCACCCTTATGCGAAAATCGACGGAAAATTGCTGTGGACGGCACGCCGCTTCTCGCTTTTCTTGCAAGCAGATAATCTTACAGCGCATCGCTACTACGACCTCGGCGGTGTTCGACAGCCGGGATTGTGGATAATGGCAGGAGGAAATGTGAGGTTTTAG